The Mycolicibacterium duvalii DNA window GCCGAGACCGTAGCACCGACCCCCGTGGTCGCCCCGGTCGCACCAGCGGCGGCGGGCGGAGCCACCGGAGGCGCCGCGGTGGGTGGCGGAATGGGCGGCATGGCACCGATGATGCACGGCGGCCAGGGGAATTCCGGGGACAAGAAACGAAACCCTCAGCTCTCCGAGGACGAGGAGCTCTACACCGAGGAGCGGCCCTGGACCGAGCCGGTCATCGGCAACCGGCCGCGCCGCCGTGGTGGTCCGGACGACAAGGGGAAGGAATCGCAGTGACCGATGACATGCACCCCGAGGTGGCCGCGGTGCTGCGGCAGGCACGTCGGCTGCAGTCACTGATGGATGAGCAGCTCGAGAAAATGGCCTCCGGTTCGTTCACCGCATCCGACGAGGACGAAACGGTGGAGGTGACCCTCAACGGACACCAGTGGATCAAGGATGTCCATATCCAAGACGGGTTGCTGCGACTCGGCTCCGAGACCGTCGAGTACCGCGTCAACGAGGCGCTACACCGAGCCAACGCGGAGGCGTCTGCTGCCATCGACGCCGACCGGGAGCGAATCGACACGGTGGTCGCCGAAATCACCGCCGAACTCTCCGACGATCAACGCTGAAGATCCTGGTCGTCAGCGGGAGGCGGGCGGCGGAATGTCGACACCGCGGATCTGCTCGCCGGAGCGGGTGTCGGTCTGCTCGTACTGCGCCGCCGCGTCATGGAGTTTTGCCCCGTAGCCGCGGGCGCCGCTGACGAGCGCCGACACCTGCGTCGCGACGGTGTCCCGGGCGTTCTGACAGGCCGACGCCGTCTGCAACGCCGGTACCGCCGCGGCCGCATCACCCAATGGCGCATCAGGCTGGCTCGCTGCCAGTCGATCCGCGGCGGCGGCGAACGCGCCGCCGACCGTGCGTAATTCGTCGGTATTGACCCTGAGCCTGCCGCCCATCAGACCGCCTTAGAACCGCAGATTCCGGAGCACGTCGTACACGCCGGCGATCCACAGCAACAGCGGGATCACCGCCGCGATCGCCGCGCCGTCGAACAACTCGAGGAGGCGCTTGGTCACCGGCGACATCCGCCGCACCCCGTCGGTGGCGCCGATGATCACCACCGCGCTCAACGCCACCGCGATGTAGAGCGTCAGGACCAGCCAGGCGCGCTCCGGGTACCAGAGGCACAGTCGCACCGCCACGCCCGTCGGGATCGCCACCGCGGCGGCCATCAACGCCCAGGCGCACCACCGCTCGGCGTACAACCGGGACCGGAAACCGCAGACGACCGCGACCAGGCCGGCCACTATCACGCTGTGCACGAAGAAGTGCCCCTGCACCACCACGGAGACCGCGCCGGCGGTCAGGATCGCCGCACCGGCGGTGAGGAAACCGATCAGCAACCTCTTTGCCAGGTGAGTGCGTTCGGTCAACCGCGCCGCCGAATCCGGCACCGACGCGATGATCGCCTGCCACGTCTCGGACTCTTCAGAGGTGTCCGTCGTGGCCACGGGATCGAGCAACTCGTCGTTGGACACCGTCTCGCCGGGCGCCGGAATCGGCGGGAGGGCGATCCGTGCGACGGCCACGGTCAGCTTCGCCGCATTGGTCACAACAACCAGGCCGAACGCAATGGCGCCCGCGGGAACCCAGCTGTCCCAACCGTATCCGAAGGCCACGGCGGCGAGGGTGACCGCCAGCGCGACGACCGCCAGAAATGCCGCGATCTCGGCTCGTCGACGCGGCCCGCCGCGCGTCGCCAGCACGATCAACAGGACGACGGCGCCGGCTCCTGCGACCTGAGGAGCCCCCAGGCTGTCCACCCCGCGCGGCAGCGGAACTCCGAGCGTCGCGGCACCGGTCAACCCGATCAGCGCGGCGACCAGGAGGCTTTCGGCCATGTCCGCATGCTGGAACCGCTTCTGCGCCAGCACGCTTGCACCCATCAGAGCTGCACCGAGCACCGCCAGCGCCACCGCCCACCACCAGTGCCGCCCCGTCGAGGCCCACGACAACACCGCTACCGCCGTGACCGTCAGCGCGGCGAGCGGCAGCATCAGTCCGACGAAACGGTACAGCGCGCGACGGTCGAACTCCGGTGTTTCGTCGAGCACGGCGATCGCGTCGATGACATCCTCGACCAACGGCCGATACCGTTCGGTGCGGCTGACCGGCACCAAGGTCAACAGCGAGCCGTCCACCACCCCGGCATCGTCGAGCGACGCGGAGTGCTTGATCGGCGGCGCCCCGGGCCGGGCGAACGACCAGACCCCCTGCGCCTTGAAGTCGAAACCCGCCAACGCATCTGCCGGAGTGTCGGCAAGGATGTCGGCCAACACCGACACCGTTTCGTCGACGTACGACTCGATCGGCGTCGCCGACGGTAGCACCAGATCGGTCATTCGCCGGCCGGTCAGGACCGTCACCCGGGTGGTCGACGGCCGGCCCGGGGTGGCGGCGGTCGACGAGGGTGACGCGGCTGTCGCGGTCAACGCCGTTCGAGCCTGTCGAAATCGTCGGACAGCGCGGCGGCCAACTCGACGATTCTGCGTTCGAACGTCTTCCCCAGGAGGTCGAGCTGAATCTCGGTGCCGGCCGCGATGTGTTTGTCGTACGGCAACACGATCACACGTCCCGGTGCGACGTGCCGCTCGAACTGCTGCACCAGATCATCGACGTCGATGTTCGGCTTGCCGGGGACGACATGATTGACCACCACACAGGAGCGGCCCAACAGGTCCTGATACCCGTTCTGTCGCAGCCAATCCATCGTGATGGCGGCCTGCCGGGCGCCGTCGATCGAGGCGCTGGCGACGATGACCAGACCCGACACCGTGGAGAGCACACCGCGCGCGCCCGGCTGAAACAGCCCCGCCCCACAGTCGGCCAGCACCAGGTTGTAGTAGCGCGACACGATCTCTGTCGCGGCCCGCCAGTCCTCGTCGTTGAATTCGCGGCGGGCCGCGCTGTACTCCTCAGACGAGAGCACCTCGAGGTTCGCGCTGTTCATGCTGGTGTAGGCGCGGATGTCGTTGTAGCGGTGAAGTTCTTTGTCCGACAGGAGATCCGCGATGGTCGCCGCGGACTGCCGGCCGGCCCTGTCGGCAAGGTTGCCACCGTCGGGGTCGGCGTCGATGGCCAGGATCCGGTCCCCGCGGATGCTGCTCAGCGCGGAGCCCAGGGCGACCGTCACGGCGGTCTTACCGACGCCGCCCTTGAGTCCGAAAACCCCGATCTGGTACGAGTCGCGGGCGTTGCGACGGATCCGCGCGTGCAGATCCATCTCGTACATCTCATCGGGCGACAACCCGAGGTTGATCCGGGTCAACAGGTAAAGCCAATGGCGCCAACCCCGTTGCGGCGGCAGTTTGACCGCCGAACGCACGCCGACGTGCGACAGCGCGTCGATGGCGCGGTGGTTGCCCATCGCTGCCGCGGACGTCGGCGCCTGTTGCGGCGCGGGCCGTCGGTCGACACCGGCGTCGGCGAAGTGCTGGCTCGGCAGCGGTGGCGATGCCGGACGCGGTGTCGGCGCCGGGGCGGAGCGGGACGCCTCGTGCCGCGCCCCGGAGGGGCTGTGTGTCTGGGGCATCCGCATCAAACCGTTGTCGGGCAGCGGCGGCGACATGGTGCCCGGCGTGGTCGGGATCTGCGTCGTCACCTCTGTCTGCCGGGGCGGGGGCGCGGTCGCACCCTGTGTGCCCGGTGGGTGGACGGGCATGCCGGGCGCAGCGTCAGGGCGCACCATGGCACCGGGCGGTGCCACGGAATCGCGCCCGGCGGGTGGCGTCTCCCGATCCTGGTCCTCGTCGACCGTTCGCAGCGCATCCGGGGAGTGGAAAAGCCGGTCATAGTCGGCCGACATATGCACCTCTCAAGGTTGTGGTCGTAGGGTCGGGCACATGCGCGGTGGGCGATCGTCGATTGTCCGGCGGATCGCCCACCGGCTGTGCGGGGTCGCGCTTAGGTAAAAGTTCCGATCACACCGTTCTCGGTGGTGCCCATGTTCTGGCCCGAATTGCTCACCGCGTGACCGAGGCTCTGCAGAGCCTGGTTGATCTCCATCGAGTTGTTGTCCCAGCGCTGTTGCACGGCCTGGTACGACATCGAGCCCTCGCCCATCCAGGCGGCCTGCAGCCTGGCCAGAGAGCCCTGGCCCTCCTCGAGCAAACCCAGTGTCCGCTGCACGGCAGCCTGCAGTTCGCCTGCGCCGCTTTCGATTCCGGCGAAGTTGTATTCGATGAGTCCCATATCTGTTCTCCTAGTTTCTCGGGGTGGTCCGTCAGAGCATCTGGTTGGCGAGTTCGTCAGCGTTCTGCGCGTCGGTGTTCTGATACGACGCACCGCTGATGTTGATGTTCTGCGAGATGTCCTCGAGCAGCCGGATCTGCTGACCGGCGGCCTCATTGAAGCGCAGCAGCGCAGCCTGCGCGGCCGCGCCGGCGCCTTCACTGTTCATGCTGGCCTGCAAGCCTGCGGCGGTCGACTCGACCTGCGCGAGAACGGTCGCCAGCTCGCCACAGATGCGGTCGAAATTCGCCGCCTCCGCCATCAATTGCGGGGTATCCGCATTCACCAATCCCATTGCTGACCCTCTCTTTGGTTACCTGTGTTCTCGTCGGCTCGACGAGCTCCCCGACCCAGGCGGCCGGCAAGTGTGTGGGTGACGACCTACCAGTCGTCTTCTTCGTCCTCGCTGAGGTCGTGTTCGAGCGGTGCGGGCGCGGTCAACCCGGAGCGGTGACCGCCACCTTTGCCCCGTTGGCCGAGCATCCCCATCGGACCGCCCATTCCGCCGCCGGCCCCGACCGGAGCCGCGCCGACCGCCGCGGCGCCGGCGGCCGCACCTACGCCGACCGATACCGGGTTCATGCTCGGGCCCAGCTCCCTGCCGATCAGGTTGGACATCAGCGGCGTGCGGGCCGAGGTGCCGCCCGCTCCGGGGAGCGACGCCGCCCGGACCAGTCCGGCACCCGCGGCGGCCCCGTTGCCACCGATCGCGGGGTGGTTGGAGAACGGGGTCGCACCGAGCATCCCGACCTGGGCACCTCGGTCGCCGCCCATCATTCCGCCCATCTGGCCGAACATCGACGAGACCTGCTGCAGCGGTTGGGTCAGCTGCTGGAACGGTTGCGTCACCCCTTGCATCATCTGCTGGGGGACCTGACCCAGTGTGGAGCCGAGTTGTGAAGCCATCTGCATGCCCATCTGCATGCCCTGCGACGGATCCTGCTGCAGACCGTTCGGCGGATTCGCCTGCGAGCGGCCCTGATTCACCGCCTGCGCAACGGCCTGCTCGGCCCGGCCGGCTTTCAGGTTGGCCTCATCGGCTTTGCCCTGCCCGCTGACGTGGGCGAATACTGCGTTGCGCACCGCAGCGCCGCCCATCAGCGGGGCCGCTCCGGCCATACCGCTGGCCAGTGTCGCTTCCGCGGCCCCGGGCAACACGATCGGTTTGGGCATCGCCACGGGTTCGAACGTGGCGTTGACCATCGTCTCGGACTCGTAGAGACCCATCACCGCCGCG harbors:
- a CDS encoding YbaB/EbfC family nucleoid-associated protein, which encodes MTDDMHPEVAAVLRQARRLQSLMDEQLEKMASGSFTASDEDETVEVTLNGHQWIKDVHIQDGLLRLGSETVEYRVNEALHRANAEASAAIDADRERIDTVVAEITAELSDDQR
- a CDS encoding type VII secretion target — protein: MGGRLRVNTDELRTVGGAFAAAADRLAASQPDAPLGDAAAAVPALQTASACQNARDTVATQVSALVSGARGYGAKLHDAAAQYEQTDTRSGEQIRGVDIPPPASR
- the eccD gene encoding type VII secretion integral membrane protein EccD, with product MTATAASPSSTAATPGRPSTTRVTVLTGRRMTDLVLPSATPIESYVDETVSVLADILADTPADALAGFDFKAQGVWSFARPGAPPIKHSASLDDAGVVDGSLLTLVPVSRTERYRPLVEDVIDAIAVLDETPEFDRRALYRFVGLMLPLAALTVTAVAVLSWASTGRHWWWAVALAVLGAALMGASVLAQKRFQHADMAESLLVAALIGLTGAATLGVPLPRGVDSLGAPQVAGAGAVVLLIVLATRGGPRRRAEIAAFLAVVALAVTLAAVAFGYGWDSWVPAGAIAFGLVVVTNAAKLTVAVARIALPPIPAPGETVSNDELLDPVATTDTSEESETWQAIIASVPDSAARLTERTHLAKRLLIGFLTAGAAILTAGAVSVVVQGHFFVHSVIVAGLVAVVCGFRSRLYAERWCAWALMAAAVAIPTGVAVRLCLWYPERAWLVLTLYIAVALSAVVIIGATDGVRRMSPVTKRLLELFDGAAIAAVIPLLLWIAGVYDVLRNLRF
- a CDS encoding MinD/ParA family ATP-binding protein — its product is MSADYDRLFHSPDALRTVDEDQDRETPPAGRDSVAPPGAMVRPDAAPGMPVHPPGTQGATAPPPRQTEVTTQIPTTPGTMSPPLPDNGLMRMPQTHSPSGARHEASRSAPAPTPRPASPPLPSQHFADAGVDRRPAPQQAPTSAAAMGNHRAIDALSHVGVRSAVKLPPQRGWRHWLYLLTRINLGLSPDEMYEMDLHARIRRNARDSYQIGVFGLKGGVGKTAVTVALGSALSSIRGDRILAIDADPDGGNLADRAGRQSAATIADLLSDKELHRYNDIRAYTSMNSANLEVLSSEEYSAARREFNDEDWRAATEIVSRYYNLVLADCGAGLFQPGARGVLSTVSGLVIVASASIDGARQAAITMDWLRQNGYQDLLGRSCVVVNHVVPGKPNIDVDDLVQQFERHVAPGRVIVLPYDKHIAAGTEIQLDLLGKTFERRIVELAAALSDDFDRLERR
- a CDS encoding WXG100 family type VII secretion target — encoded protein: MGLIEYNFAGIESGAGELQAAVQRTLGLLEEGQGSLARLQAAWMGEGSMSYQAVQQRWDNNSMEINQALQSLGHAVSNSGQNMGTTENGVIGTFT
- a CDS encoding WXG100 family type VII secretion target, which codes for MGLVNADTPQLMAEAANFDRICGELATVLAQVESTAAGLQASMNSEGAGAAAQAALLRFNEAAGQQIRLLEDISQNINISGASYQNTDAQNADELANQML
- a CDS encoding PPE family protein, which gives rise to MAVPTLPIPPIWGAFPPEVNTARLMAGAGPAPMLQAAAGWEAFAISLETQADELAASLASLAQMWQGMGSERAIAASMPMVVWLRMLSMQAQKRAVQATAQASAYSTALATTPPLPEIELNHVTHAVLEATNFLGVNTVPIAVNEADYVRMWDQAAAVMGLYESETMVNATFEPVAMPKPIVLPGAAEATLASGMAGAAPLMGGAAVRNAVFAHVSGQGKADEANLKAGRAEQAVAQAVNQGRSQANPPNGLQQDPSQGMQMGMQMASQLGSTLGQVPQQMMQGVTQPFQQLTQPLQQVSSMFGQMGGMMGGDRGAQVGMLGATPFSNHPAIGGNGAAAGAGLVRAASLPGAGGTSARTPLMSNLIGRELGPSMNPVSVGVGAAAGAAAVGAAPVGAGGGMGGPMGMLGQRGKGGGHRSGLTAPAPLEHDLSEDEEDDW